From a region of the Haematobia irritans isolate KBUSLIRL chromosome 4, ASM5000362v1, whole genome shotgun sequence genome:
- the LOC142234755 gene encoding uncharacterized protein LOC142234755 yields the protein MITLRGLKLALIVTLAIGSSSATPLKRSNGRKSARQIEFTTPSTLVETKTGYPEAGFRPRIPFDLPKPKAVTESAIDTTTEAFETLSTTTSSTLEDFDEIVPTTTQKPEIEDYTPADTYGAPDFSPKLSEEEFEAEVVPAPAVDFQPPSEEESQDFSAPFVIVDDADSEFIADIPAAEQTPETSESEAEVLETTVNEIPETIYGAPANEPKTDVESIEQEEVVVKAIDIDSQVEETQEGSAETTLELVGEGETTIQEPAEIYGAPESEADNELQSELAEVEQQIEILSRLTKLKNGRLVLLPSQNDYYFGRLVSSSKPSKRSQRVNGRLITL from the coding sequence ATGATTACATTAAGAGGATTAAAACTAGCACTTATAGTGACATTGGCCATTGGCAGCTCTTCAGCCACTCCTTTGAAAAGGTCAAATGGTAGAAAATCAGCACGCCAAATAGAATTCACCACCCCTTCGACATTGGTGGAAACAAAAACTGGTTATCCTGAAGCTGGTTTTCGTCCAAGGATCCCCTTCGATTTACCCAAGCCCAAGGCAGTTACTGAATCTGCAATCGATACTACAACGGAAGCTTTTGAAACATTGTCAACTACCACCAGCTCAACTTTAgaggatttcgatgaaattgttcCCACAACTACCCAAAAGCCGGAAATAGAAGATTACACACCAGCCGATACATATGGAGCTCCGGATTTTTCACCTAAGCTTAGCGAAGAGGAATTCGAAGCGGAAGTAGTGCCAGCACCTGCTGTAGACTTTCAACCTCCCAGCGAAGAAGAAAGCCAAGATTTCTCTGCTCCCTTTGTTATTGTGGATGATGCTGATAGTGAGTTTATTGCTGATATTCCTGCCGCTGAACAAACCCCAGAAACCTCAGAAAGTGAAGCAGAAGTCTTAGAAACTACCGTCAATGAAATTCCAGAGACAATCTATGGAGCTCCAGCAAATGAGCCGAAAACTGATGTTGAAAGTATTGAGCAAGAGGAAGTAGTAGTGAAAGCCATCGATATCGATTCCCAAGTAGAAGAGACGCAAGAAGGCTCAGCTGAGACAACCTTGGAATTGGTAGGAGAAGGGGAAACTACCATCCAAGAGCCTGCCGAAATTTATGGAGCTCCTGAGAGTGAAGCAGATAATGAACTTCAATCTGAATTAGCTGAGGTTGAACAGCAAATTGAAATTCTTAGCCGTTTGACAAAACTCAAAAACGGACGCCTTGTTCTTTTGCCCAGCCAAAACGATTATTACTTTGGCCGTTTGGTCTCCTCTTCTAAGCCCTCGAAAAGAAGTCAACGCGTCAATGGACGTCTGATTACCCTGTAA